CTGCGGCGGCGCCCTTTCGACGCTCAACGACGCCGACGATTGGGCCAACATCCGGCTGGACCGCGTCGTCGACGGCGATGGCGCCATTCCCCGCAGTGCGCGCCCGAGCATTGCCTGTGACAATCCGGCGCCGGCGCCCTAGGCAGAAGTCGCCGTCGGCGACCGTCCCCATTCCTCGGTCGGTTGGAATCTCACGGAACGGGGCTCGGGAATCCTGATCCTCTTCGATTGCGACGGAGTGTTCGGGTTCAGAGACGGTTGGACCAAATAGGTCGATGAAATAGGAGACACTTCCGGGAGGTGTCAGCGGGGCCGGAACTGGGCCCCTCCAGCCAATCGGGCCTTCTCCATGAGGCCACGCGAGATCAAAGCGAACGCCCGAAAAGAAGCCATTCTGTCGCCTTGGGCCCCAAAAGGGGGCTTCAGGGCGGCGATCCGCACCACATCATTGCTTGGGGCGCGTCGTCGTTGCGACCTCGTCGACATGCACGACGCTCCCCGTGGCCGCCTGGAGCGTGACGCGGGTATGGAAGACGGGTTTGGGAGAGTCGATGGGGGCTACGGCTACGACCTGGACCTGTTGCCACTCGGTTCCCAGTGCGAAGACTTCGGACTGTGCGACGAGCGGCGCCGAGTACATATTCTGGTCGCGGAAATCGACGGTCGCTTCGACCGTGGCCTCGCCATCGGGTGCTCGCGCCCAGAAGCTCAGAGTGACCCGGTCGCCCCCGGTAGCCGGGTTGGGCTGGTGGCTGGCGGCGCCATCGGCCAGTTCGAGCAGGGCCTTGCCTGCATAAGCGAGTTCGGGGTCGATCCGACGTCGGACCCCGGGGTCTTCGCGATAGCGCCAGCCGTAGCCTCCAAAGGGGGCCGTTTCTTCGAAGCCTCCGTTGGCGACATCCCCATTGCGACCAAACCCGCTCATGACGTCGCTGGGCCCTGCCTCCCAACCCAGATGCTGTTCGAGGTGTTCGGCCAGGACGACCGCCATCCCTCCGTGATCGTATTCGCAGCCGTGCCAGCGCTCGAACACCCAGGGGAACGTCGCGGCGGACATGTTCGGGTCGTCGCGTGAGGCGACGACTTCGTGGGTGTAGTTAGCGGGTTCATTCTCCGACCAGCCCCACGCGTTGAAGAGGACGATGTGGGCTGCGGGGTGGACGGTACGGAGATCATCGAGGAAGGCATGGTAGTCGGCCTGGATATCCGCAACTGGGCGTCCGACGTCGTTGGCTCCCAGGTTCACTACGACGACGTCGGCCCGGAACCGACTAAAGTCCCAGCTGGCCGCTGGCGAGGCAGGGTCGATTCGGTCGAAGAAGGCATGCACCGATGGAATCGTCGAGCCGCTCCAGGAAATGTTGTGATACGCGGCCTCGAACATCCGGGCCGTGATGCCGGCGTAGCCAAAGTGCGTTCCCTCGAGCTGGGCGCCGGGCTGATTCTTTTCGTGTTCGAGCGAATAGCCAGCCAGATTCGAATCTCCGTAGAATTCGATCCGGCGGCCTTGGCTCTTTGGTTTCGACGTCACTCCGGTTCCCAGGACTTCGAAGCCGAGAAAGGCCGTATCGCTGTACTCCGTCTCTTTGACGATCTCGACGGTGTGCGAGCCCGGCTCGAGGTTTTCGGCGAGAAGGTATTTCCCGGGACCGGGCGTGACCTTGAACTTTCTCGACGATGTCGGGTCGCCGTCGATCACGATCCGGAAATATTCCGTGTTCGTGCCTGGGTCGAGTTCTACCCAGGCGGCGCTTCCCACGAAACCTAGAGCGACTTCGGAGCCGGCCCAGCCTGCCCAGGGTGCCTCGGGGTTTTGCCGGTCCCAACGAC
This DNA window, taken from Candidatus Binatia bacterium, encodes the following:
- a CDS encoding GDSL-type esterase/lipase family protein: MLKRWAVMTGFSLATIIATAAGCGDGPTTVPSSLQTLDPTDPSLRYTGRWDRQNPEAPWAGWAGSEVALGFVGSAAWVELDPGTNTEYFRIVIDGDPTSSRKFKVTPGPGKYLLAENLEPGSHTVEIVKETEYSDTAFLGFEVLGTGVTSKPKSQGRRIEFYGDSNLAGYSLEHEKNQPGAQLEGTHFGYAGITARMFEAAYHNISWSGSTIPSVHAFFDRIDPASPAASWDFSRFRADVVVVNLGANDVGRPVADIQADYHAFLDDLRTVHPAAHIVLFNAWGWSENEPANYTHEVVASRDDPNMSAATFPWVFERWHGCEYDHGGMAVVLAEHLEQHLGWEAGPSDVMSGFGRNGDVANGGFEETAPFGGYGWRYREDPGVRRRIDPELAYAGKALLELADGAASHQPNPATGGDRVTLSFWARAPDGEATVEATVDFRDQNMYSAPLVAQSEVFALGTEWQQVQVVAVAPIDSPKPVFHTRVTLQAATGSVVHVDEVATTTRPKQ